The following proteins come from a genomic window of Nocardioides albertanoniae:
- a CDS encoding dienelactone hydrolase family protein, with protein MPTTMLQIPTPDGEAAALAAYPDDGEQHPGVLMYADAFGIRPALREMARELAGHGYYVLVPHFFYRHGPVPVVELPEHIGEEVRPGLIAQLMPLIEAHTVERVLSDADAYLEFLTAQPEVGDGPVAVTGYCIGGLLATRTAAAHPGRVAALAAFHAPVGAAGPDAFAEITAQVLFGHAASDLSNDELGELNQGLAAAKVDHTSEIYPGTVHGFTMSDTDAFDPVGLQHHWDRLLPLLERNLAGAR; from the coding sequence ATGCCCACCACGATGTTGCAGATCCCCACCCCCGACGGCGAGGCTGCCGCCCTGGCCGCCTACCCCGACGACGGCGAACAGCACCCAGGGGTGCTGATGTATGCCGACGCCTTCGGCATCCGGCCCGCGCTGCGCGAGATGGCCCGAGAGCTGGCCGGCCACGGCTACTACGTGCTCGTTCCCCACTTCTTCTACCGGCATGGCCCGGTGCCGGTGGTCGAGCTGCCCGAGCACATCGGAGAAGAGGTGCGGCCCGGGCTCATCGCCCAGCTGATGCCCTTGATCGAGGCGCACACCGTCGAACGTGTGCTGAGCGACGCCGACGCCTATCTCGAGTTCCTCACTGCCCAGCCAGAGGTCGGCGACGGACCCGTCGCCGTGACCGGCTACTGCATCGGCGGGCTCCTGGCGACGCGCACCGCCGCGGCCCACCCCGGCCGGGTGGCCGCGCTCGCCGCGTTCCACGCTCCCGTCGGTGCGGCCGGGCCGGACGCCTTCGCCGAGATCACCGCACAGGTGCTTTTCGGGCACGCCGCGAGCGACCTGAGCAACGATGAGCTCGGCGAGCTCAACCAGGGGCTGGCCGCCGCGAAGGTCGACCACACCTCCGAGATCTATCCCGGCACCGTCCACGGCTTCACCATGTCGGATACCGACGCCTTCGACCCTGTGGGACTGCAGCACCACTGGGACCGCCTGCTTCCACTCCTCGAGCGGAACCTGGCCGGCGCCCGCTGA